In Capsicum annuum cultivar UCD-10X-F1 chromosome 8, UCD10Xv1.1, whole genome shotgun sequence, the genomic window ttcttaagattacaacTTTAttgtgtctaactatctatccttgtttcttgttttagtttcggTTTTCCATGTTTTGTTGTTGAATCTGTAGGTTCTTGTTGATGTACCCATGTTGTTATTCATTATATTGTATTAATACAGTATGTTGGTGGGCTGATTTCATGTGTAAACACTTATtattctctctattcttgttgtaagtagcgaatccgagagtggtcacctaGATAGTCCACGGTTTCTAttcttgtggactattttgggtgttTGCTTTGTAGTGTTCTTGGTCATTCTTGTATCAGGGGTAGTGATCATGGTTGAGGTGGGAAAACTCAGCAGCTTCAACATAAACCTAGGCAAAGAGAGAGAGGGTGGActtgttttgaaaaagatttgagtttctagttttctAAATGGTCCAAAGACAAAAAGGAAAGAGGGTAGACCAGGAGAGGGAGTTATCAATAGTAAAATGCTGGAGAAGATTCTAAGTATTGACTCAATTACCTGGGTTAAAGGAGGGAAGGGAGATAGGAATGTCTCGCTGGTACTGCTGTAGAAGGTCCACCCAGAGAGAGGAGGCATGACCACATTCAAAGAATAGATAGTTTGTCTTCCGGAGGATGAATGTAACTAGGTATGTGATCATatgaattttatttctttgatatttgaatttgtcaaaattCAATTTTACTATAATCTCATTCCTTTTAATTCATCtaatattaattttgtttttataacattTTATGTTTGATGTAAtagtttaatatataattttaaccaaatattttaaacgaaaatggcctaaaatgtccttcaactGTGTGAAATGAAGCAAAAAAATCATCCGTCTACTTATTGGGCCTGAAATGCCCTCTCTCTACCTATTGGgactattttgcccttttatttaacaAATCAACTTGACCAtacttcattaatgacatttttttttattgaccAACTAATAATTTACTAGAATAATTAATTTCCCTTCTAAAATCTCAACCCGCCCAAACCTAatacccaacaacaacaacatacccagtgcatTCCCATCAAGTggtgtctggggagggtaaagtgtgcGCAGTCCATagcactacctcagatgaagtagaaaggttgttttcaatagacccccgactcaggaCATATAATAATACAACAAACAAAACAGATAAAAGCATGCAACAAGGGACATCCCACCACTGGATCATAAaggataataacaaaaacaagacGCATACAACGTAAtactataaaatatctatttgaaaaacaTAGGTATCACCAATACACCATAGATGTACTCCTACACACTAACCATCTACCCTAATCCACATCCTctacacctttctatcaagggtcaagtcctctgtaagctgtaactgtGTCAtctcatgtctaatcacctccctccaatacttCTTAGGTCTAtctctaccccacctaaaatcTTCCAGATCCAGTCTCTCACACCTCCGTGTAGGAGCATccatgccccttctcatcacatgtccagaccatcgcaacctcacttcccacatcttgtcctccaccgaagttACTCCCATCTTTtttcgaataatctcatttctaatcttatccctcctggtaagtccacacacccatcgcaacattctcatctccgTCACCTTCAACTTCCATATGTGGgggttcttaactggccaacactctgctccatacaacatggctggtCGAACTACcattctgtagaacttaccttttaGTTTAGGAGGCACGTTCTTGTCATACAAGACACCCAAagagagcctccatttcaaccagcCTACACCAATACGGtgtgtgacatcctcatcaatctctccatttccTTGAATCATAGATCCAAGATACTTGAAAACTCCCTCTTCTGGACGACTTGGGAATCAAGCTTCTCTACCACGTCCGTCTCATGCAaaaaatcactaaacttacatttcaagtactccgtcttagtcctactcaacctaaatcctttagactcaagggtcaagttgatttgttaaataaaaaggtaaaacaaTCTCAATAGGTATACAAGAAGGACATTTCAGACCCAATAGATAGACGAAagatatttttacattatttcatatagttgaaggacattttaaaccctttttcatattttaaatgataAATCCGGAGATAACATAACATAGGATAtgaagtttaaaaaaaattacaaaagataatttttttgtcaGCATCACTTAACATTGATAATTAATACATAGTCTACCACCACTTAACATTGATACCAATGACTACTTTACTTAGTTtctaataattaatattttataatatatgataaactatatatataattagtatatatataattagtatATCTCAATTGATAATATCCTAAAATTAGAGATTATTGAAATGTGATATATTCTTTCAAATATTTTGCCTTAAGCTTACCTAATAAATCCTAATTTGTTTAACTAGTTGTTAGAAAATTACCGAGCAAAATCAGTGTTTACCTTTTTCTGATGAGGCGAAAGAAGATGATTTTTCCACTGAAAGAATTGCTCCAagtcgattttgtttctcttagAAATGGAATGTTAATTCACAAACTAAATGTCCTTTAATTTGAGTGTTGTTGTTTTCTGTTTTGTCACTGATTTCTCTGTTTTTGGAAGGAAGAGATGAATCTCAAATATATGGGGAAGTGGAGCAGTAACTGTTCCCCCCAATTTGTTCAAAATTCttccatattttttcttttccctcttatttatcagataatccaaaaataaaattttggatcgGGTCAGTCCACATGGGCGACCTATGACCCATAATTCAACATCTGCCACTTCGTACATGGTGGACAAGACCTGAGCCAATACGATATcaacaaatcatcaatttataCGGCAAATAGTTCGTGCGACCTGTGAGCATTATGAGCTTTACCTATAAGGTTTTACAAGCTATACTTAGGAATCCAATCACACGTGGAAAGAATTCTCTACTAATCAGAGGCGGATCTAGGACTTCGAGGTTGCGGGTGCCATGTCACTTTTAACGTTAAAGCTACTACtcaaaaaggataatttttatgggcgtcccactgaaatttgacttgttagtaagagatttttgaagaaaaatttcaTTGAAATATTATCAAAGAACCTAATTTTTACGAATTCAGTTAGAAATCAGTTAATTTTTTGCTTTACGTTTTGCTATTTATACTGccccaaataagacaaatattttgttgattttatagactttgggttttgatttgattatttattttttcaatttgtatagacaaatagatcaaataataaaaatgtgattattattataaatactatcgaaaacaacctttctacttcttcggaggtagtgcatggcctgcatacattttacccttcccagaccccactatgtgagaatacactggatttgttgtcgttgttgttgttattactctaaattgtgtaaacaagagttaaattcaacttatcagtcagCGTGAAAGTACAAAATAGTTGCCAACATTCAATGGATATTTCCAATTCtattattaagaaattataacatcAAGCCAAGCATCATTATTGTGATTTACGAGGAGAGgttaactataaatttgaaggaagaagGAATCTTCAATTATGTTCTACACTTaagttaaaaaattttaaacaaagaTTACCCAAAAAAAAGAGTCAATCAAAGATTAAGTCAAGAGGAAAAAAACCTATAGAAAATAGAATAACgaacaaaaagtaacaaaataccgCTGTCATCTGGACTTGAACTCTGGTATACTACGTGAAATTTCAGCACGTTTTCCACTGGTACTACTTCCTCAACTGCTGCACCGGGTGGCACTTAAATAATATACCgattttattcaatatatatatatatatatatatatatatatatacacagagTTTTTCGATCGAAGTTTGCGGGTGTCATGCCACCCGTGAACCCCTTGTAGATCCGCCCCTACTACTAATATGAGGATACTAATACTCACAATACCCCAAACATCATTCACTACTTCAGTAGTTACTTATCCGATCCCTCATCCTCTTAAAGAGGTGAACTTGAGCTCATGTTTAACTTTATATACACAATCACACTTGACTCTTATATGGTTAGTGTAATAGACGGCTTGtgtaaacaagttaaaatattcattttaattgTCTTTCCTTTCTACTCGAATCTATCTGTTCCAATCAACTGCTTTCTTAGACATGCACCGTATTGCCGAATCTCTCATGGCAATTAGTAACATGCTAAAGTAGCAATACCGATCGAAACTTCAAGAAACAATCAAAGGTCTACGATTATTTCAATGAAAGGTTAAAATAACCTTAAGGGTTTCACATAATGTAGAAGCAGTGATATATTCTTCCATTAACCCATTGATCGCTAAGCACGCGCGGTATGAAACACGTGTTACGATGTTCTCACCTTATATTGGTGCGTGTGTCTTATTCTCTTAGCCATTCAACATCGTACAGATCTAGATGTAGACACTTCTAAATGTCTaacctgagtttctttctttaataatcctcAAATTCATATTCTTAGAGAAACTCACATCTGGCGCTACAAAACAAATCATTATCTTATGGTGGAACTTTTCTCTTCACGTTCCTCGACGTAAGAGGCGATTGCTCGTGTGAGAGAGCCAATCTCGCGACTTATTCGATATACTGTATTAATAAAATATACTTTCGCATGAATATGagattgaacataaattcaagattctttTATTGATAATAATTACAATCAAGTCATCTACAATACATAAACATAGTCATATCCTACGTAATCCTAGAGCCATAACATGTTTCTCACACAAGTCTAGATATCGCCTTAGTAAAAGGATCAGTTATGATTTCTCGTGTAGGAAcgtattgtaaatttatttttccacttgctactatgtctcttacaaagttatacttaatatcaatgtgGTTGGTCTTActgtgatatttaggatccttcATATATGCGATAGTCGCTTGActgtcacaatataaaatcataGGACCTAAATTCTTTGAGATGTTCAAATGCTCAAAGAATCTTTTCAACCAAACAGCTTCTTGTACTGCAGATGCACAAGCCACAAATTCGGATTCCACGGTTGACAGGTTATGCaagtttgtttcttacttttccaTGGATTGCACCACCATTTAGTAAGAAGACACAATCAAAGGTTGATTTTCCATCATACCGATCACCGACCCAATCAGCATCTGTATAACCTCTTATGAATAAATCGGATCCACTATAGCATAGTAAATAAACAGCAGTTCCTTTCAGGTatcgaaattttttttttttatttctttccaatGATCTCTTCCAGGATTGGATTGATACCTGCTAACTAGACCTACGACATAATAAATGTCTGGGCGAGTACACATCATAGCGTACATCAAACTCCCAGCTGCACTGGAATATGGTACTCGAGACATGATTTTGCCACCGAAGAAATTGCTCCAAGTCGATTTCGTTTCTCTTGAAAATAAAATGTTAATTCACAAACTAGATGCCCTTTAATTTGAGTGTTGTTGTTTTCTGTTTTTTGTCACCGATTTCTCTGTTTTTGGAAGAAAGAGATGAATCCCAAATATATGGGGAAGTGAAACAGTAACTGTTCCCCTCAAGTTTTTCAAAATTCTTCAGTATCTTTTCTTTTCCCTCTTATTTGTcagataattcaaaaataaaatttcggATTGAGTCAGATCGATCCACATGAGCGACCTATAACCTGTAATCCAACGCTAGTTTTAGGGTGGAGCAATATTCTGAAAGTATTGACTGGTGCATCATTGGATTTGAAATACTTGCATAGTCAGGATGCACTGATCCACAGCAATATCAAGTGATTTTTTTTAATCCCGtaaattatatcttttatttatttgtttaatggACACAAAAAGAAATGAAGTGACAATGCATCAATGAACAGTGTATGTATTTAAGTAATTAATCTTAAAAGAAATTTCTTATTTACGGATTTGAACATAAATCCGAGGAAATAGTTTGACATAATAATTGTCaattaaaatagaaaagaatgatCCGTAAAAATTTCTTGTGttttactttaaattttgaaGTGTAAAAATGGCAATCAATTATCCAATCTGGGTGTTTCTTGCCTATATATTACTCCATAATATTACTTCCACATAAAAGAGTGgctaaatttcaattaatttgaaATCAtgcttattttcaaaatttatttgcaAATATggcaaattttaaatttattccttaaATATAAACCATATGGGACATGAATCTGAATAATTAATTTCGTTAGCAaagtttaaatattaaataattttaagaaatatttataaattaaaatatgtccATAAATGACAATCAAATATAAGACCACCTACCAACATGGGTTTGAGTTTGTGGTATAGCAGTGAAAATgttcaatttttaattaaataagaggaattttggatcaaaataagttattttaaaaattattttatcaaaataatatgtttttcgagaattttataaaattagtataaaCGTTATTGGTAGTTACATATTacattgattttaaaaaatttaacggaccaaaACGATATTAAAATAGGAATCGTTACTGACAGTAAtgtttttagctcaaaatattacCAATGATAAACGACACTCTACAGGTCCGCCACATCATAGTAGAGTCTCGTTATTATTGGTAACGTTTTAAGCCAAAAACATTACTGTCAGTAACGATTTCTATTTTAACGTCGTCTACCATTTATTTTAATccgtaaattattttaaaatctaatatATTACTGTTAATAACGTTTTTACTAGTTCtataaagtttttaaaaaatatattactttagtaaatcaatattataaaaaatgatgtattttagtaaaatcctcaaaaaaaaaaaatgttaaaagagAGAATAACAAAAGGATAAGATCAAATTTCAGAAAAGAttcagagaaaaagaaaaagataaggcAACATACCCCTCTATATATTAGGAACATGTAAGATTTTCAGTAACCAACTACAGGGCAATCATGACTGATATGAAGGCCACAgctctcaaaccatccaatatcAAACAGCTTGCTGGATCTCCCAATCTTCGTTTCGTACCTTCTAATTATGTTCATTCTACTAACCTTAATCACGACGACGATGGCGATGATTCAAACTCAATCCCCATCATTGATTTTTCTCTACTCACCTCCTGTGATCCTAATCAACGGTCCACAGCCATCCACCAACTCGGCAAAGCTTGTCAAGATTGGGGCTTCTTCATGGTACGTATAGTATAATACGAGGATTAAACTAACTAATTTTAGGAGGGAAGTTGTAATGACGGAGGATGAGTAATTGCGgtgttttgttttgtgaaaaTTAATTAAGTGCAGGTAGTGAACCATGGCATACCAGATAATTTGATGAAGGCAGTGATTGATTGCACGGACGAATTTTTCAACTTACCGGACGAAGAAAAACAGGAGTTTTCTGGGAAGCATGTGTTGGATCCTATAAGATATGGGACAAGTTTCAATACGTCTACAGAAAATCTCTTCTTCTGGAGAGACTTTCTTAAGGTCTTTGTCCATCCTCATTTTCACTCCCCCACCAAACCCCAAGCCTACAGGTAATGATCTGCGAGGAATTTAACtgacaataatataaatatcatgtagTTAGTACTAATTTAATGAAGTATCTTTCAGTGACTCAATAGTAGTGTTAATTTAATAGGGATGTTGTGTTGGAGTATAGTAAGAAACTCCGGGAAGTGGCAAGAAAGTTACTAGGAGGTGTATCAGAAAGTTTAGGGCTTGAAGAAAGTTACTTGGACAAAGCTCTAGACTTGGAATCAGGCCTTCAAGTCTTTGTTGGAAATTACTATCCACCTTGTCCTCAACCTGAACTTACAATGGGGATGCCACCCCATTCAGATCATGGCCTTTTAACACTTCTCATCAGTAACCAAGTTGGAGGTCTCCAAGTTCAGCATCAAGGCAAATGGATTAATGTCAATGCCCTCCCCAACTCGCTTCTGGTTAATACAGGCGACCATCTTGAGGTAATTAATCCCTTTTTCATGTCCACGTACAAAGGGTGCGCGAAATCAGAATTTAA contains:
- the LOC107840075 gene encoding 2-oxoglutarate-dependent dioxygenase 19; the encoded protein is MTDMKATALKPSNIKQLAGSPNLRFVPSNYVHSTNLNHDDDGDDSNSIPIIDFSLLTSCDPNQRSTAIHQLGKACQDWGFFMVVNHGIPDNLMKAVIDCTDEFFNLPDEEKQEFSGKHVLDPIRYGTSFNTSTENLFFWRDFLKVFVHPHFHSPTKPQAYRDVVLEYSKKLREVARKLLGGVSESLGLEESYLDKALDLESGLQVFVGNYYPPCPQPELTMGMPPHSDHGLLTLLISNQVGGLQVQHQGKWINVNALPNSLLVNTGDHLEIFSNGKYKSNVHRAVVNNKVTRISVVTAHGPSLETIVRPASPLIEKENSPSAYIPMKYKDYLELQQSNQLDAKSCLDRVKIPRN